The following is a genomic window from Bacillus sp. V2I10.
AAACATGCATTTCGAAGAAAATGGTGCATTTACAGGCGAAACAAGCCCTGTTGCACTTAAAGACTTAGGCGTAAGCTACGTGATCCTTGGTCACTCAGAGCGCCGCGAAATGTTTGCTGAAACAGATGAAACAGTAAACAAAAAGACGGCTGCTGCTTTCAAGCATGGTCTTGTGCCGATCGTATGCTGCGGCGAAACGCTTGAAGAGCGTGAAGCAGGCAAAACAAACGATCTTGTAGGAGTTCAAGTAACAAAAGCACTTGCTGGTTTAACAGACGAGCAATTAAAAGAAGTTGTCATTGCATATGAGCCAATCTGGGCAATCGGCACGGGCAAATCTTCTTCTGCAAAAGATGCAAATGACGTTTGTTCACACATCCGTTCAGTTGTGGCAGAGCAGTTCTCTAAAGAAGTGGCTGAAGCAGTACGTATTCAATACGGCGGCAGCGTAAAGCCTGAAAACATAAAAGAATACATGGCAGAGTCTGACATCGACGGCGCTTTAGTCGGCGGAGCAAGTCTTGAGCCGCAATCTTTCTTACAGCTTTTGGAGGCAGGACAACATGAGTAAGAAACCGGTAGCCTTAATTATCCTTGACGGGTTTGCACTTCGCAGCGAAGAGAAGGGTAATGCGGTTATTCATGCAAAAAAACCAAACTTTGACCGATACTGGAATCAGTATCCTCATGCTACTTTAACGGCAAGCGGCGAAGCCGTCGGTTTGCCTGAAGGCCAGATGGGGAATTCAGAGGTAGGACATTTGAACATCGGTGCCGGACGTATCGTATACCAAAGCTTAACGCGTGTGAACGTAGCCATTCGTGAAGGTCAATTTGAAAAAAATGAAACCTTTATTTCAGCTATGAATCACGTTAAAGAAAACGGCACAAACCTTCACATCTTTGGATTGCTGTCTGATGGAGGCGTTCATAGCCACATTGACCACCTTTTCGCTTTGCTGAGACTGGCAAAAGAAGAAGGCGTCAAGAATGTTTACATCCATGGCTTCCTTGACGGCCGTGATGTTGGCCCGCAAACAGCAGAAGGCTATATTAAGCAATTAAACGAAAAGATCGAAGAGTATGGTGTTGGTGCAATTGCAACCCTCTCAGGCCGTTATTATTCCATGGACCGCGACAAGCGCTGGGATCGTGTTGAGAAAGCGTACCGCGCAATGGTATACGGCGAGGGCCCAACTTATACGAATCCGCTTGACTTAGTGGAAGATTCATATAAAAATGGAATCCACGACGAGTTCGTTCTTCCTTCAGTTATGACTAAAGAAGACGGCTCTCCTGTTGCAACAATCAGCGAGAACGATGCGGTTATTTTCTATAATTTCCGCCCGGATCGCGCGATTCAGATTTCGAACACATTTACAAACGAAGACTTCCGTTCATTTGACCGTGGACCAAAGCATCCGAAAAACCTGCATTTTGTATGTTTAACTCATTTTAGTGAAACAGTAGACGGGTATGTTGCTTTTAAAGCAACGAACTTAGATAACACACTAGGTGAAGTTCTATCGCAAAACGGGTTAACCCAGCTTCGGATTGCTGAAACGGAAAAATACCCTCACGTAACATTTTTCATGAGCGGCGGACGTGAAGCAGAATTCCCAGGTGAAGAACGCATTCTAATCGATTCACCAAAAGTCGCAACCTATGATTTGAAGCCTGAGATGAGCGCCTACGAAGTAACGGACGCGTTACTTGGCGAAATCGAAGCTGACAAGCATAACGCGATTATCCTGAATTTCGCCAACCCGGATATGGTTGGACATTCAGGCATGCTTGAACCGACTGTTAAAGCAATAGAAACAGTTGATGAATGTCTTGGCAAAATCGTTGACGCAATTCTTGCTAAAGGCGGAACGGCTATAATTACAGCGGATCATGGAAATGCTGATGAAGTGACAACTCTAGAAGGTACACCGATGACAGCACATACAACAAATCCAGTTCCTGTAATCGTAACAAAGGAAGTTGCAGGCTTAAGAGAAGATGGAATTCTTGGTGATTTAGCGCCAACCGTGCTTGACTTGCTTGGAGTAGACCTTCCGAAAGAAATGACAGGTAAATCATTAATTAAAAAATAACCATTTAAAAGGAGAGAAATAAATTATGCCATACATTGTTGATGTATTTGCTCGCGAAGTATTAGACTCACGCGGTAACCCGACAGTTGAAGTAGAAGTACACACAGAAACAGGTGCTATGGGACGTGCATTGGTTCCATCTGGCGCATCTACTGGTGAATATGAAGCAGTAGAATTACGTGACGGCGACAAATCCCGTTATCTGGGAAAAGGCGTATTGAACGCTGTTAAAAACGTAAACGAAGTAATCGCTCCTGAATTATTAGGTTTCGACGTAACTGAGCAAGTTGCAATCGATCACCTTCTAATCGAACTTGACGGTATGGAAAACAAAGGTAAATTAGGTGCGAACGCAATCCTTGGTGTATCTATGGCAGCGGCTCGTGCAGCAGCTGAATTCTTAGGTCTTCCACTTTACCAATACCTTGGCGGATTCAACGCTAAAACATTGCCAGTGCCAATGATGAACATCATCAACGGCGGAGAGCATGCTGATAACAACGTTGACATTCAAGAATTCATGGTAATGCCGGTTGGAGCTGAAGATTTCCACGAAGCACTTCGCATGGGTGCTGAAATCTTCCACAGCCTGAAATCAGTTCTTCAAGGCAAAGGCCTTAACACAGCTGTAGGTGACGAAGGCGGATTCGCTCCAAACCTTGGATCAAACGAAGAAGCTCTTCAAACAATCATCGAAGCAATTGAAAAAGCTGGCTACAAACCAGGCGAGCAAGTGAAGCTTGCAATGGATGTTGCTGCTTCTGAGATCTTCAATAAAGAAGATGGAAAATACCACTTATCAGGCGAAGGTGTTGTAAAAACATCTGCTGAAATGGTAGACTTCTACGAAGATTTAGTATCAAAATATCCAATCATCTCAATTGAAGATGGATTAGACGAAAACGACTGGGAAGGCCACAAACTATTAACTGAGCGCCTTGGTGACAAAGTTCAATTAGTTGGTGACGATCTATTCGTAACAAACACGAAAAAGCTTTCTGAAGGTATTGAAAAAGGAATCAGCAACTCGATCCTTATCAAAGTGAACCAAATCGGTACATTAACTGAAACATTTGATGCGATCGAAATGGCTAAACGCGCTGGCTACACAGCTGTTATCTCTCACCGTTCTGGTGAAACAGAAGACAGCACAATTGCTGACATCGCTGTAGCAACAAACGCTGGCCAAATCAAAACAGGTGCTCCATCACGTACTGACCGTGTTGCAAAATACAACCAGCTTCTTCGCATCGAAGATCAGCTTGGTGACACAGCTAGATACGATGGAATCCATACTTTCTATAACTTAAGAAAATAATGTTGAAAAAAAGCTGCCCGTTAAATGAAATGGGCAGCTTTTTTATGTGTATTAATTCATATGAGACCAAAATGGAGATTTGATTCCACTAATCCTTCCGAATTTAATAAGGTAGAGCTTAAAGATTTTTTGAAACAAAAATAGAACATGTCCCCGCTGGCATCAATCTCCCTAGCTCTCCACAGTACCGTACTTGTCAATTTTCTTCATACGGCTCAAGCTCCTTTTTAATCTTTCACCTATTTATTGTTAATTAGCATATTTTTCTTTTAATGCTCTCTTATCCATACCTTCTCCTCCAACCTTACATATAAATAATAATCAAAGAAAATGTGAATAAAGGAGATAATATGAAGATTTTATTTGCTTATTTTCGTTATTCTCCTTATGAAATGGGCCTTCAACCAATATTAATAATTTACGAATTTAGAGGGACATCAGTATAATTTATTATCCCATGACAACCAAGGACAATATCTAGATTAAGGAAAAAACAAAAGGTGAATAAGATCAGCATCAGAAAAGACTCGTTTAT
Proteins encoded in this region:
- the gpmI gene encoding 2,3-bisphosphoglycerate-independent phosphoglycerate mutase, whose amino-acid sequence is MSKKPVALIILDGFALRSEEKGNAVIHAKKPNFDRYWNQYPHATLTASGEAVGLPEGQMGNSEVGHLNIGAGRIVYQSLTRVNVAIREGQFEKNETFISAMNHVKENGTNLHIFGLLSDGGVHSHIDHLFALLRLAKEEGVKNVYIHGFLDGRDVGPQTAEGYIKQLNEKIEEYGVGAIATLSGRYYSMDRDKRWDRVEKAYRAMVYGEGPTYTNPLDLVEDSYKNGIHDEFVLPSVMTKEDGSPVATISENDAVIFYNFRPDRAIQISNTFTNEDFRSFDRGPKHPKNLHFVCLTHFSETVDGYVAFKATNLDNTLGEVLSQNGLTQLRIAETEKYPHVTFFMSGGREAEFPGEERILIDSPKVATYDLKPEMSAYEVTDALLGEIEADKHNAIILNFANPDMVGHSGMLEPTVKAIETVDECLGKIVDAILAKGGTAIITADHGNADEVTTLEGTPMTAHTTNPVPVIVTKEVAGLREDGILGDLAPTVLDLLGVDLPKEMTGKSLIKK
- the eno gene encoding phosphopyruvate hydratase, translated to MPYIVDVFAREVLDSRGNPTVEVEVHTETGAMGRALVPSGASTGEYEAVELRDGDKSRYLGKGVLNAVKNVNEVIAPELLGFDVTEQVAIDHLLIELDGMENKGKLGANAILGVSMAAARAAAEFLGLPLYQYLGGFNAKTLPVPMMNIINGGEHADNNVDIQEFMVMPVGAEDFHEALRMGAEIFHSLKSVLQGKGLNTAVGDEGGFAPNLGSNEEALQTIIEAIEKAGYKPGEQVKLAMDVAASEIFNKEDGKYHLSGEGVVKTSAEMVDFYEDLVSKYPIISIEDGLDENDWEGHKLLTERLGDKVQLVGDDLFVTNTKKLSEGIEKGISNSILIKVNQIGTLTETFDAIEMAKRAGYTAVISHRSGETEDSTIADIAVATNAGQIKTGAPSRTDRVAKYNQLLRIEDQLGDTARYDGIHTFYNLRK
- the tpiA gene encoding triose-phosphate isomerase — protein: MRKPIIAGNWKMNKVMGEAAAFIEEVKGLVPSADKIESVVCAPALFLDRLVEASKGTDVKIGAQNMHFEENGAFTGETSPVALKDLGVSYVILGHSERREMFAETDETVNKKTAAAFKHGLVPIVCCGETLEEREAGKTNDLVGVQVTKALAGLTDEQLKEVVIAYEPIWAIGTGKSSSAKDANDVCSHIRSVVAEQFSKEVAEAVRIQYGGSVKPENIKEYMAESDIDGALVGGASLEPQSFLQLLEAGQHE